A window of Desulfobacterales bacterium contains these coding sequences:
- a CDS encoding PAS domain S-box protein produces MGKLFNTLRDHLATKLIVSVGIVLALSLSAWTWFNIQNQREKLTHNVTQDIDRLSNTIKLGTHYAMMLNSRPDITQIINNIAQQKEIKAIRIYNKSGEIKFSNKSEEINRETAITDEACHICHRRDPPRQHLTLDQRTRMVKRSNGPRLMGIVSPIRNEPDCTTAACHSHREEQTVLGVLDVVVSLENTDKFILTLEKYTIGFTVILFIAIALIIWLLVMRFVNQPIQKLIRGTRLIAKGDYHSKVNIRQSDEMGKLAQAVNQMANEIDRKQGEVNKQKQEYQKLFEQVPCFITVVDRNFRLNQFNTEFAEHFEPKYNDYCYLAYKGRNKKCEHCPVEKTFNDGKPHFGEETGIDKSGETKHWIVRTAPITNEKGEVIAAMEMCLDISPRKHLEEQLKSSEEKYYAIFNNIPNPVFVLDNNTLEILDCNESAEALYGYTKSELISRPFTALFNENEVEYYQDKIHTSAVINKVKQFHKNGDRLYVNIRVSPSEFAGIKVYLITTSDITQRLETEQQLVQASKMATLGEMATGIAHELNQPLSVIKTASGFLLKKQQSGAELAASTFQSMLEKIDSNIDRATKIINHMRDIARKSDLQLQPMQILDVITKAYEMFQQQLKLREISVEWDLPEDLPTINGDPDRLEQVFINLFVNARDAIEEKWGGTAYTEEDKKIRITGRTENRSVIIEFSDTGAGIPKNMADRIFEPFFTTKEAGKGTGLGLSISYGIIRDCGGHISVVPSEAGARFILKFLVRRTNEESADFNR; encoded by the coding sequence ATGGGTAAATTATTTAATACCCTCCGTGACCATCTGGCGACCAAGCTGATCGTCTCCGTCGGCATTGTACTGGCACTCTCCCTGAGCGCCTGGACCTGGTTCAACATCCAAAATCAGCGGGAAAAGTTGACCCACAACGTCACCCAGGATATTGACCGGCTGAGCAACACCATTAAACTCGGCACGCACTATGCCATGATGCTAAACTCCCGCCCGGATATCACCCAGATCATCAACAACATCGCCCAGCAAAAGGAAATCAAAGCGATCCGGATCTATAACAAATCCGGAGAAATCAAATTTTCCAACAAATCCGAAGAAATCAACCGGGAAACGGCAATTACCGACGAGGCCTGCCACATATGCCACCGCAGAGATCCGCCCCGGCAGCATCTGACCCTGGATCAGCGCACGCGCATGGTTAAAAGATCAAATGGCCCCCGCCTGATGGGCATTGTGAGTCCGATCCGCAATGAGCCGGACTGCACCACCGCTGCCTGCCATTCCCATCGGGAGGAGCAGACGGTGCTCGGGGTATTGGATGTTGTGGTGTCGCTGGAAAATACGGATAAATTTATCCTCACGCTGGAAAAGTATACCATCGGTTTTACTGTCATCCTGTTTATAGCCATCGCGCTTATCATCTGGCTGCTTGTCATGCGATTTGTCAACCAGCCGATACAGAAGCTGATCCGCGGCACCCGCCTGATTGCAAAAGGCGACTACCACTCCAAGGTGAATATCCGGCAGTCCGATGAAATGGGCAAACTCGCCCAGGCGGTCAACCAAATGGCCAATGAAATCGACCGGAAGCAGGGGGAGGTCAACAAGCAGAAACAGGAGTATCAAAAGCTGTTTGAACAGGTACCCTGCTTTATTACCGTGGTGGACAGAAATTTTCGTCTGAACCAGTTTAACACGGAATTTGCGGAGCATTTTGAGCCCAAGTATAATGATTACTGCTATTTAGCCTATAAGGGCCGAAACAAGAAATGCGAACACTGCCCGGTGGAAAAAACCTTTAACGACGGAAAGCCCCATTTCGGCGAGGAAACCGGCATTGACAAATCCGGGGAAACCAAGCACTGGATTGTCCGGACCGCCCCGATTACCAATGAAAAAGGGGAGGTGATTGCCGCCATGGAGATGTGCCTGGACATCTCCCCCAGAAAACATCTGGAAGAGCAGTTAAAATCCTCGGAGGAAAAATACTATGCCATTTTCAACAACATCCCCAATCCGGTGTTTGTTTTGGATAACAATACGCTGGAGATTCTGGACTGCAATGAAAGCGCCGAGGCGCTTTACGGATATACCAAATCCGAACTGATCAGCCGGCCGTTTACCGCGCTGTTCAATGAAAACGAAGTCGAATATTACCAGGATAAAATCCACACCTCCGCGGTGATTAACAAGGTCAAACAATTCCATAAAAACGGGGATCGGCTCTATGTCAATATACGGGTCTCGCCTTCGGAATTTGCCGGCATTAAAGTCTATTTGATCACTACCAGCGACATCACCCAGCGGCTTGAAACCGAACAGCAATTGGTCCAGGCAAGCAAAATGGCCACCCTGGGGGAAATGGCCACAGGCATCGCCCATGAACTGAATCAGCCGCTTTCAGTCATTAAAACCGCCAGCGGATTTCTGTTGAAAAAGCAGCAGTCCGGGGCTGAACTGGCGGCTTCCACGTTTCAGTCCATGCTTGAAAAAATTGACAGCAACATTGACCGGGCCACCAAGATCATCAACCACATGCGCGACATTGCCCGCAAATCCGATCTGCAGCTTCAGCCCATGCAAATTCTGGATGTCATCACCAAAGCCTACGAGATGTTCCAGCAGCAGTTAAAACTCCGGGAAATATCGGTTGAATGGGACCTGCCGGAAGACCTGCCCACGATTAACGGTGATCCGGACCGGCTCGAACAGGTGTTTATCAATCTGTTTGTCAATGCCCGGGATGCCATCGAGGAAAAATGGGGGGGCACGGCGTATACCGAAGAAGACAAAAAAATCCGAATCACCGGCAGAACCGAAAACCGCTCGGTTATTATTGAATTCTCTGATACCGGCGCCGGCATCCCGAAGAACATGGCCGACCGCATCTTTGAACCCTTTTTCACCACCAAAGAGGCGGGCAAAGGCACGGGACTCGGGCTCTCCATCAGCTACGGCATCATCCGGGACTGCGGCGGCCATATTTCTGTTGTCCCGAGTGAGGCCGGCGCCCGATTTATTCTTAAATTTCTTGTAAGGCGAACAAATGAAGAATCCGCCGATTTTAATCGTTGA
- the mltF gene encoding membrane-bound lytic murein transglycosylase MltF, with translation MIRTRSLGRLAFILLFLALAGCPSKDSSLSRILNRGEITVITDNSAHGYYIYREESMGFEYDLAKAFADYIGVELNVITPGWNAMFTALKSDKGDFIASSLTRTENREARVDFSREYMAVQQQVVVRKGSSGIDEMADINGRTIHIRSHTSYHERLRALKERGISLAIKLHENIPTEEFLRQVQDREIDLTVADSNIIQLNRRYYPDIYPAFPISEKQSLGWAVKTGDRALLEKINAFFDHIKETGTYAKIYNRYYAGTEIFDYVDIKKFHRRLKTRLPKYQDTIVNVSKKYNFDWRLIAAQIYQESHFDPQAQSYSGALGLMQLTGVTANEMGVSDRLDPGANIRGGIKYLHVLYQRFDKIPPPERIKFALASYNVGYGHVRDAQKIAQKQNLPPTSWKTMETVLPLLRYPKYYQQTRYGYARGTEPVRYIKRIYKYYDILRMTDGVGDTRFTGIAGPDADDKEL, from the coding sequence ATGATACGCACCCGTTCACTGGGCCGGTTGGCGTTCATTCTCCTTTTCCTGGCGCTTGCCGGGTGCCCGTCCAAAGATAGCTCTTTATCCCGTATTCTAAACCGCGGGGAAATCACCGTTATTACTGATAACAGCGCCCATGGCTACTATATCTATCGGGAGGAGTCCATGGGGTTTGAATATGATCTGGCCAAGGCATTCGCGGATTACATCGGGGTGGAGCTAAACGTGATCACCCCGGGCTGGAATGCCATGTTTACAGCCCTTAAATCCGATAAGGGCGACTTTATTGCCTCAAGCCTGACCCGGACCGAGAACCGGGAGGCCAGGGTCGATTTCTCACGGGAATATATGGCGGTCCAGCAGCAGGTGGTGGTGCGCAAAGGCAGTTCCGGCATCGATGAAATGGCGGACATAAACGGCCGCACCATCCATATCCGCAGCCATACGTCCTATCATGAGCGTCTTCGCGCACTAAAGGAGCGGGGGATTTCGCTGGCCATCAAACTCCATGAGAATATTCCCACCGAAGAATTCCTCAGGCAGGTCCAGGACCGGGAGATTGACTTAACCGTGGCCGATTCCAACATTATCCAGCTCAACCGCCGATACTATCCGGACATTTACCCGGCTTTTCCGATTTCCGAGAAACAATCCCTGGGATGGGCCGTCAAAACCGGAGACCGGGCGCTGCTTGAGAAAATCAATGCGTTCTTTGACCATATCAAAGAAACCGGCACGTATGCCAAAATATACAACCGCTATTATGCGGGCACTGAAATTTTTGACTACGTGGACATCAAAAAATTCCATCGCCGCCTGAAAACACGACTGCCCAAATACCAGGACACGATTGTCAATGTTTCGAAAAAATATAATTTTGACTGGCGCCTGATTGCCGCCCAGATCTATCAGGAATCCCATTTCGACCCGCAGGCCCAAAGCTATTCCGGCGCACTCGGCTTAATGCAGCTCACCGGGGTCACAGCAAATGAGATGGGGGTTTCTGATCGCCTGGATCCCGGCGCCAATATCCGGGGGGGCATTAAATACCTTCATGTCCTGTATCAGCGCTTTGACAAAATTCCGCCGCCGGAGCGCATCAAATTTGCGCTGGCCAGCTATAATGTCGGCTACGGACATGTGCGGGACGCCCAAAAGATCGCCCAAAAACAGAATTTACCGCCAACTTCATGGAAAACCATGGAGACCGTGCTGCCGCTTCTGCGGTATCCCAAATATTACCAGCAGACTCGATACGGCTATGCCCGGGGCACGGAACCGGTTCGCTATATCAAGCGAATCTATAAATACTATGATATCCTGCGAATGACAGACGGGGTGGGAGACACCCGGTTTACCGGTATTGCCGGACCGGATGCGGACGATAAAGAATTGTAG
- a CDS encoding response regulator, producing MKNPPILIVDDEPDIREVLEITLTDTGYTVYTAESGAAAMDIFREVQPPIVLTDIKMPGMDGIELLEKIKNENPETEVIMITGHGDMDVAVKSLHHDATDFITKPINDHAMEAALKKARERIAVREKMREYTENLENLILEKSRALSSSEQPSEAEGDRFGLSDSSVFDELPCFIAILNRQFYFITTNRWFKDTFNSEISSRRCYQILKQAEEPCKECPAAATFGDGQPHEAKADYTTAEGRKYPVLVWTSPIRNAEGVIHRVLVMATPIDRLTDLQDHLSSLGLMVGSVSHGLKGLLTGLDGGMYMLDSGLEKEDTAQAKEGLQMVKSMTERIRNMVLDLLFYAKKRELKTQPVNVADFAKDVADVVAAKLEWQHIEFIRDFQNAGGEFNIDAGMLRSALVNILENAMDACLADKERASKTTFTAETRENEVVFEIEDNGIGMDEETQNNIFTLFYSSKGKQGTGLGLFIANKVVTEHGGEIRVESEKGEGSKFTVTIPK from the coding sequence ATGAAGAATCCGCCGATTTTAATCGTTGATGATGAACCGGATATCCGGGAGGTTTTGGAAATCACCCTGACCGATACCGGCTACACAGTGTACACGGCTGAAAGCGGGGCAGCGGCAATGGATATTTTCCGCGAGGTGCAACCGCCGATCGTGCTGACAGACATCAAAATGCCCGGCATGGACGGGATCGAACTGCTGGAAAAAATCAAAAACGAAAACCCGGAAACCGAAGTGATTATGATCACCGGCCACGGGGATATGGATGTGGCGGTTAAAAGCCTTCACCATGACGCCACGGATTTTATTACCAAGCCCATTAACGACCATGCCATGGAAGCCGCGCTCAAAAAGGCCCGGGAGCGGATTGCGGTTCGGGAGAAAATGCGGGAGTATACGGAAAATCTGGAAAACCTGATCCTTGAAAAATCCAGAGCCCTCTCATCCTCAGAGCAGCCGTCTGAAGCAGAGGGGGATCGCTTCGGCCTTTCCGACAGCTCGGTGTTTGATGAACTGCCCTGCTTTATCGCCATTCTTAACCGGCAATTCTATTTTATTACCACAAACCGCTGGTTCAAGGACACTTTCAACAGCGAGATTTCCAGCCGGCGCTGCTATCAGATTTTAAAACAGGCGGAGGAGCCCTGCAAGGAATGCCCGGCCGCGGCCACATTCGGCGACGGCCAGCCCCATGAGGCCAAAGCGGATTATACCACCGCCGAGGGCCGGAAGTATCCCGTACTGGTCTGGACCTCGCCGATTCGAAATGCCGAGGGCGTTATCCACCGGGTGCTGGTCATGGCCACACCGATCGATCGGCTGACCGATCTGCAGGACCATTTAAGCTCCCTGGGGCTGATGGTGGGCTCGGTCTCCCACGGATTAAAGGGGTTGCTCACAGGCCTTGACGGCGGGATGTATATGCTGGACTCCGGGCTTGAAAAAGAGGATACTGCCCAGGCCAAAGAGGGCCTCCAGATGGTTAAATCCATGACCGAACGGATCCGCAACATGGTGTTAGACCTATTATTCTATGCCAAAAAGCGGGAATTAAAGACCCAGCCGGTTAATGTGGCGGATTTTGCAAAGGATGTGGCGGATGTGGTGGCCGCCAAGCTGGAATGGCAGCACATTGAATTTATACGGGATTTTCAGAACGCCGGCGGCGAATTTAACATTGACGCCGGGATGCTCCGCTCCGCGCTGGTCAATATCCTGGAAAACGCCATGGACGCCTGTCTGGCGGATAAGGAGCGGGCCTCAAAAACCACCTTTACGGCCGAAACGCGGGAAAATGAGGTAGTTTTTGAAATTGAAGACAACGGCATCGGCATGGATGAGGAGACCCAGAACAATATCTTTACCCTTTTCTATTCATCCAAAGGCAAACAGGGCACCGGCCTCGGCCTCTTTATCGCCAACAAGGTGGTCACCGAGCATGGCGGTGAAATCCGGGTGGAAAGCGAAAAAGGGGAAGGGTCAAAGTTTACTGTCACGATTCCCAAATAA
- a CDS encoding FAD:protein FMN transferase: MVKTFRNFIITYRLALLAMVLCLGVLFYVLHRAPFSKAAETKHSKKTASQGKKDIPAVREISENWFESRESIYFDIPARILIKHPKNKNNVREIINTGWEEFERIGKIFNPYDPDSEVAAINQTASSGNIRVSGDMYEALKISKNLFIKSQGHFDPTFLSIKELWRHAEETQNIPSEREILKALGHTGFEDVLIDTGRSGNIGLNNPDIRFDFGGIAKGYAVDRVRSVLKESGVSRGLVQLGGEIAAFGKNNEDPWRIGIQHPQNMQDVWGIIAHEGGIRVSTSGNYRQPIVIRGHKFYHIFSPKTGKPVSEKVLGVTTIGIEKSHSNALIDGAATAITVMGTADGLQFARKLGIEALILTRDRDKEIGEHMTPGFKKFYERQ; this comes from the coding sequence ATGGTAAAAACCTTTAGAAACTTCATCATTACTTACCGGCTGGCCCTTTTGGCCATGGTGCTCTGTTTGGGCGTCCTGTTTTATGTCCTTCATCGCGCTCCTTTTTCCAAAGCGGCTGAAACCAAGCATTCTAAAAAGACAGCGAGCCAGGGAAAAAAGGATATACCGGCTGTCCGGGAGATCTCCGAAAACTGGTTTGAAAGCCGGGAGTCGATCTATTTTGATATCCCGGCCCGGATTCTGATCAAACACCCGAAGAATAAAAATAATGTTCGGGAAATCATCAATACGGGCTGGGAGGAATTCGAGCGCATCGGGAAAATTTTTAACCCCTATGATCCGGACAGCGAGGTGGCAGCGATCAATCAGACCGCCAGCTCCGGAAACATCCGCGTATCCGGGGACATGTATGAGGCGCTGAAAATCTCCAAAAACCTTTTTATCAAAAGCCAGGGGCATTTCGACCCCACATTTCTTTCGATCAAAGAGCTCTGGCGGCATGCGGAGGAAACGCAAAATATCCCGTCAGAGCGGGAAATCCTTAAAGCCCTTGGGCACACCGGATTTGAAGACGTCCTTATAGACACCGGCCGAAGCGGCAATATAGGGCTTAATAATCCGGACATCCGATTTGACTTTGGCGGCATTGCCAAAGGGTATGCGGTTGACCGGGTACGAAGCGTCTTAAAAGAAAGCGGCGTCTCCCGCGGCCTGGTTCAACTCGGCGGCGAAATCGCCGCATTCGGCAAAAATAACGAAGATCCATGGCGCATCGGCATCCAGCATCCCCAAAATATGCAGGATGTCTGGGGGATCATCGCCCACGAGGGGGGCATCCGGGTGTCCACCAGCGGCAATTATCGCCAGCCGATTGTGATCCGGGGGCACAAATTTTATCACATTTTCAGCCCCAAAACCGGGAAACCGGTTTCAGAAAAAGTCCTGGGGGTTACCACCATCGGGATAGAGAAATCACACTCAAACGCTTTGATCGACGGCGCGGCCACGGCTATCACGGTAATGGGGACGGCCGATGGCCTTCAATTTGCCCGAAAACTGGGCATTGAGGCGCTTATCCTCACCCGGGATCGGGACAAGGAGATTGGCGAGCATATGACCCCGGGGTTTAAAAAATTTTACGAGCGGCAATAA
- a CDS encoding response regulator, with protein sequence MAKKILVIDDDPYTVRYLETLFQDNGYETCSAANGVEGHDVVKAEKPDLITLDLEMSQEWGTRFYRKLSKEPELKDIPIIVISGMPSSHLAIKKVAAYFSKPFDPDEVLKKVREIIG encoded by the coding sequence ATGGCCAAAAAAATTCTAGTCATCGATGATGATCCATACACCGTCAGGTACTTGGAAACCCTGTTTCAGGACAATGGATATGAGACGTGCAGCGCGGCAAATGGCGTAGAAGGCCACGATGTGGTCAAAGCTGAAAAGCCGGATCTGATCACCCTGGATTTGGAGATGAGTCAGGAGTGGGGCACCCGGTTTTACCGGAAACTCTCCAAAGAACCGGAATTAAAGGATATCCCGATTATTGTGATCAGCGGCATGCCCAGCAGCCACCTGGCCATCAAAAAGGTGGCGGCGTATTTCAGCAAACCGTTTGATCCGGATGAAGTTCTGAAAAAAGTTAGAGAAATTATCGGGTAA
- a CDS encoding nitrate reductase produces MHAIYEIISGPMVWLAFGIFILGSLYRLFSMGRLALKKDAVVFSYMSIYYALRSIVHWIVPFASVNMRKHPVMTLVAFVFHICLFVVPIFLFAHIIMIHEAWQINWVYIPNLAADVMTLAVIGACIFFFCRRLILPEVRYLTTYSDFLILAGVAAPFITGFWSFHQYPGHVAAGILHILSGEIILVMIPFTRLSHMLFFPFTRGYAGSEFGGVRNAKDW; encoded by the coding sequence ATGCATGCCATCTATGAAATCATTAGCGGACCGATGGTCTGGCTGGCATTCGGCATTTTTATTTTGGGCAGCCTCTACCGGCTGTTTTCCATGGGCCGGCTGGCGCTTAAAAAGGATGCCGTAGTGTTCAGCTATATGAGCATCTATTATGCCCTGCGTTCCATTGTCCACTGGATCGTGCCGTTCGCCAGCGTCAACATGCGCAAGCATCCGGTCATGACCCTAGTGGCCTTTGTGTTCCATATCTGCCTGTTTGTCGTCCCGATTTTTCTCTTCGCCCATATTATCATGATCCATGAAGCCTGGCAGATAAACTGGGTTTATATCCCGAATCTGGCCGCGGATGTGATGACCCTGGCTGTGATCGGGGCCTGCATATTCTTTTTCTGCCGCCGGCTGATCCTTCCGGAAGTCCGTTATTTGACCACCTATTCGGATTTTTTGATCCTTGCCGGCGTGGCCGCCCCGTTTATTACCGGATTCTGGTCATTCCACCAGTATCCCGGCCATGTAGCCGCCGGAATACTCCATATCCTGTCCGGAGAAATCATACTGGTGATGATCCCGTTTACCCGGCTGAGCCATATGCTGTTTTTTCCGTTTACCCGCGGATATGCCGGCTCTGAATTTGGGGGGGTTAGAAATGCCAAAGACTGGTAA
- a CDS encoding (Fe-S)-binding protein, whose protein sequence is MKAPAEKSFEEKKKIHDKGIEEGAAQLTQEKVHQVVQQMLSAEGGARLKAYIETCSHCGLCSEACHYYLSNDNNPIYSPAGKVKQTIGEIVKKKGKVSVDFIKEACEISFTECNLCRRCVMYCPFGIDVAYMMLFMRRICHKLGVVPQYIQDTAHSHSATLNQMWVKEDEWIDTLQWQEEEAQDEFPDLRIPIEKEGADIFYSVIGPEPKFRAQLIYQMAVIMYASGADWTMPATPGWDNSDMCMYTGDVEMVARLKKVHFETAMRLKNKRIVMGECGHAFRSVHDVGNRFLGWKMAPLPVVHAIEFYYELLRDRKIRIKNKLSQPVTFHDPCNIVRGRGLHEMGRYVINETCKTFIEMHPNREHNFCCAAGGGVINCGPPFRNKRVTGNRVKADQLAEAKKKGAEIVIAPCHNCHGGLEDIIKHYELGMELKFLGDILYEVMEK, encoded by the coding sequence ATGAAAGCACCGGCTGAAAAGAGCTTCGAAGAAAAAAAGAAAATTCACGACAAGGGCATTGAAGAGGGGGCCGCGCAGCTCACCCAGGAAAAGGTCCACCAGGTGGTTCAGCAAATGCTCTCCGCCGAGGGGGGCGCCCGCCTTAAAGCCTATATCGAAACCTGTTCCCATTGCGGGCTGTGCAGCGAAGCCTGCCATTACTATCTCTCCAACGATAACAACCCGATCTATTCGCCGGCGGGTAAAGTCAAACAGACCATCGGTGAAATTGTTAAAAAAAAGGGCAAGGTATCGGTCGATTTTATTAAAGAGGCTTGCGAAATCAGCTTCACCGAATGCAACCTCTGCCGCCGCTGCGTCATGTACTGCCCCTTTGGCATCGATGTGGCCTATATGATGCTTTTCATGCGGCGCATCTGCCATAAGCTGGGCGTTGTGCCGCAATACATACAGGATACGGCCCACAGCCATTCCGCAACGCTCAATCAGATGTGGGTGAAAGAGGACGAATGGATCGATACCCTGCAGTGGCAGGAAGAAGAGGCCCAGGATGAGTTCCCGGATCTTCGGATTCCGATTGAAAAGGAAGGGGCGGATATATTCTATTCGGTCATCGGGCCGGAGCCCAAATTCCGGGCGCAGCTCATCTACCAGATGGCGGTGATCATGTACGCGTCCGGTGCTGACTGGACCATGCCGGCCACGCCCGGGTGGGATAACAGCGATATGTGCATGTATACCGGGGATGTGGAAATGGTGGCCCGGTTAAAGAAGGTCCATTTCGAGACCGCCATGCGGCTTAAAAACAAGCGCATCGTGATGGGCGAATGCGGGCACGCCTTCCGCTCGGTCCATGACGTGGGCAACCGCTTTCTGGGATGGAAAATGGCCCCGCTTCCGGTGGTGCACGCCATTGAGTTCTACTATGAACTCCTGCGCGACCGCAAAATCCGTATCAAAAACAAGCTTTCCCAGCCGGTCACCTTCCATGACCCCTGCAATATCGTCCGCGGCCGCGGACTGCACGAAATGGGCAGATACGTGATCAATGAAACCTGCAAAACATTTATCGAAATGCATCCCAACCGGGAACACAATTTCTGCTGTGCAGCAGGCGGCGGAGTGATCAACTGCGGGCCGCCTTTCCGGAACAAGCGCGTCACCGGCAACCGCGTCAAGGCGGATCAGCTGGCCGAGGCCAAGAAAAAAGGAGCGGAAATTGTAATCGCCCCCTGCCATAACTGTCACGGCGGGCTTGAGGACATCATCAAGCACTATGAACTGGGCATGGAATTGAAATTTTTGGGCGATATTCTCTACGAGGTTATGGAGAAGTAG
- a CDS encoding cytochrome c3 family protein, which produces MGMRQVLTLLSIIGGMLLLTGIAAYSQGDIRFVKDSAFDDPMRPPVKFHHDAHNQKAGITECNVCHHMYEDGEKLEYEASIGMECSQCHLSQNDNSKMDLIRAYHLQCRGCHLKESAGPVLCGECHQKTDQ; this is translated from the coding sequence ATGGGCATGAGACAAGTACTGACGCTATTATCGATAATCGGGGGGATGCTCCTGCTTACCGGGATTGCCGCTTATTCACAAGGAGACATCCGTTTTGTAAAAGACAGCGCCTTTGATGATCCCATGCGTCCGCCCGTGAAGTTCCACCATGATGCGCACAATCAGAAGGCGGGCATCACTGAATGCAACGTTTGCCACCATATGTATGAGGATGGTGAAAAACTCGAATACGAGGCATCAATCGGCATGGAGTGCTCCCAATGTCATCTGTCTCAAAATGATAACTCCAAAATGGATTTGATTCGGGCCTATCACCTGCAATGCCGGGGATGCCACTTAAAGGAATCCGCCGGGCCGGTGCTTTGCGGGGAATGTCATCAGAAAACGGACCAATAA
- a CDS encoding WD40 repeat domain-containing protein yields MSHIRDWDWNRGKRVISDIHQWRETYGWVEEPHASPDGESVAAIVKVDEMAFSVCENGSPWESSFDKVWFLRYGPDNRAAALVSDTAMWTVAVSGTPWENWFEFVWDTKFGRFDGHISVSAQKDFAYFAVTDDTPWENTFYTISHLKASPSGRSAAATVQTKPINEADIAAFQKGCFTVAVNGQPWTQNFLNAWEIAFDAKEEHVAAEVRLSLEDYTIVVDGIPWKRHYASVWEPVFSPTDGSVTAPVRLADGWALAQDGEIIWKNRYFQLWHHIYSIDGSRIAAIVSSKFGRWTLAIDDKPWNLTFKDLVTDPALSPDGRRAACVGKTDGKWMIAVDGTAWNDTYDMAWPPIFSPDGRNVAAKTQKNGIYRMVVNGRPIQTNYKTLWNPVFSPEGDKLLIRGIETGANDGKYTRTVLSLAEILG; encoded by the coding sequence ATGAGCCATATCAGGGATTGGGACTGGAACAGAGGCAAACGCGTCATCTCGGATATCCATCAGTGGCGGGAAACCTACGGCTGGGTGGAAGAGCCGCATGCCAGCCCGGACGGCGAATCCGTCGCCGCCATTGTAAAAGTCGATGAAATGGCGTTTTCCGTATGCGAAAACGGCAGCCCATGGGAAAGCAGCTTTGATAAAGTCTGGTTTCTGCGCTACGGGCCGGATAACCGGGCCGCCGCCCTGGTGTCGGATACCGCCATGTGGACGGTGGCTGTTTCCGGAACCCCCTGGGAAAACTGGTTCGAATTCGTATGGGACACCAAGTTCGGCCGTTTTGACGGCCACATCAGTGTTTCCGCCCAGAAGGATTTTGCCTATTTTGCCGTAACCGATGACACCCCCTGGGAAAACACTTTTTACACCATATCCCATTTAAAGGCAAGCCCCAGCGGCCGTTCCGCGGCGGCAACCGTTCAAACAAAGCCGATCAATGAGGCTGATATCGCAGCATTTCAGAAAGGCTGCTTTACGGTGGCGGTCAACGGGCAGCCCTGGACGCAGAATTTTTTAAATGCCTGGGAAATCGCCTTTGATGCCAAAGAAGAACACGTGGCCGCGGAGGTTCGGTTAAGCCTTGAGGATTACACCATCGTGGTGGACGGCATCCCGTGGAAGAGGCATTACGCCTCCGTATGGGAGCCTGTATTCAGCCCGACCGACGGCTCGGTGACCGCCCCGGTCCGGCTGGCGGACGGCTGGGCGCTTGCCCAAGACGGCGAAATCATATGGAAAAACCGATACTTTCAGCTATGGCACCATATCTACAGCATTGACGGCAGCCGGATTGCCGCCATCGTTTCCTCCAAATTCGGGCGATGGACGCTGGCCATAGATGACAAGCCCTGGAACCTGACCTTTAAAGACCTGGTGACCGATCCGGCGTTAAGCCCGGACGGCCGCCGCGCCGCCTGTGTCGGCAAGACCGACGGCAAATGGATGATTGCCGTTGACGGGACCGCCTGGAATGACACCTATGATATGGCCTGGCCCCCGATATTTTCACCGGACGGCAGAAATGTCGCCGCAAAGACGCAAAAAAACGGCATCTATCGGATGGTGGTCAACGGCCGGCCGATTCAAACGAATTATAAAACCCTGTGGAACCCGGTATTCAGCCCGGAAGGGGACAAGCTCCTAATCCGGGGCATTGAAACCGGTGCCAATGACGGCAAATATACCCGAACCGTCCTGTCATTAGCTGAAATCCTGGGATAA